One genomic segment of Drosophila melanogaster chromosome 3R includes these proteins:
- the Npc2b gene encoding Niemann-Pick type C-2b, isoform A, which yields MKLSLGLFVIFAALIGFTSSTDVSQCPKSKSKALAAGDVSISNCPKSKCILKRNTEASIQMKIRPERDFQELTSDIQGIILDVPLPFPGYYGTSACPHIYDEAGEKKVGCPLKAGQVYTYKNSFKILPVYPTVSLEIHWGLGDKHGDAACFQIPAKIKA from the exons ATGAAGCTGAGCTTAGGATTATTTGTGATCTTCGCCGCTTTGATCGGCTTCACGTCGTCCACGGATGTGAGTCAGTGCCCGAAAT CCAAATCGAAGGCCCTAGCTGCCGGTGACGTCTCCATTTCCAATTGCCCCAAGAGCAAGTGCATCCTGAAGCGCAACACGGAGGCCAGCATTCAGATGAAGATCCGGCCGGAGCGCGACTTCCAGGAGCTGACCTCCGACATCCAGGGCATTATCCTGGACGTGCCGCTGCCGTTCCCAGGATATTACGGCACCAGCGCCTGTCCGCACATCTACGACGAGGCTGGCGAGAAGAAGGTGGGCTGCCCACTGAAGGCCGGCCAGGTGTACACCTACAAGAACAGCTTCAAGATCCTGCCCGTCTACCCGACCGTCAGTTTGGAGATCCACTGGGGATTGGGCGATAAGCATGGGGATGCGGCCTGCTTCCAGATACCCGCCAAAATCAAGGCTTAA
- the CCHa1 gene encoding CCHamide-1, producing the protein MWYSKCSWTLVVLVALFALVTGSCLEYGHSCWGAHGKRSGGKAVIDAKQHPLPNSYGLDSVVEQLYNNNNNNQNNQDDDNNDDDSNRNTNANSANNIPLAAPAIISRRESEDRRIGGLKWAQLMRQHRYQLRQLQDQQQQGRGRGGQGQYDAAAESWRKLQQALQAQIDADNENYSGYELTK; encoded by the exons atgtGGTACAGCAAGTGCAGTTGGACTTTGGTAGTGTTGGTGGCTCTCTTTGCTCTCGTGACag gTTCCTGCCTGGAATACGGACATTCGTGTTGGGGAG CTCATGGCAAGCGGTCCGGCGGGAAGGCGGTCATAGATGCTAAACAG CATCCCTTGCCAAATTCATATGGCTTGGATAGCGTGGTGGAGCAACtgtacaacaacaacaacaacaaccagaacaACCAGGACGACGACAACAACGATGACGACAGCAACAGAAATACGAATGCGAATAGTGCCAACAACATACCCCTGGCTGCTCCAGCCATTATAAGTCGTCGAGAATCGGAGGATCGGCGAATCGGTGGCCTAAAGTGGGCGCAGCTGATGCGGCAGCACCGCTATCAATTGCGCCAGTTGCaggatcagcagcagcaggggcgtggcaggggcgGTCAGGGTCAGTACGATGCGGCAGCCGAGAGTTGGAGGAAACTGCAGCAGGCTCTGCAGGCCCAAATCGATGCCGACAATGAGAACTACTCGGGCTACGAGCTAACGAAGTGA
- the CG9920 gene encoding uncharacterized protein, protein MSNVIKKVIPMLDRILIQRFEVKTTTAGGILLPEESVPKEMQGVVVAVGPGARNPAGAGHLSVGVKEGDRVLLPKYGGTKVDMDDKREYVLFRESDILAKLE, encoded by the coding sequence ATGTCCAACGTTATTAAGAAGGTGATTCCCATGCTGGACCGCATTCTAATCCAGCGTTTCGAGGTGAAGACCACCACCGCGGGCGGCATCCTGCTGCCCGAGGAGTCGGTGCCCAAGGAGATGCAGGGCGTGGTGGTTGCCGTCGGACCCGGAGCCCGCAATCCTGCTGGAGCTGGACACTTGTCCGTTGGCGTCAAGGAGGGCGATCGCGTGCTGTTGCCCAAATACGGTGGAACTAAGGTCGATATGGACGACAAGCGCGAGTATGTTCTGTTCCGCGAGAGCGATATCCTTGCTAAACTGGAATAG